The following coding sequences lie in one Acidimicrobiia bacterium genomic window:
- a CDS encoding substrate-binding domain-containing protein, translating into MKILGKTALTTALVGALGLAMSVGAAIPAHAATQTELSGAGSDTIYFLMAGSPNSATKPKAGLDSLFNASSSTVAVKEIPPSNATATGFPASVTIPADNNCPAYTWDSSTGPKTPPNGSSAGITALQNDDAGANPGCLVDFARSSRGLGNASDTPDLESYAFALDAVSWAIIGSGANKNTHAPHNLSVGQLTKIYTCKADGTPKFGNWINVGGKSAAIVKYAPQTGSGTLSFFQTALLGGATVDSGCNAAHLSHRAEENQLSTRCTGNDPTCNSGTEAIPAADLDNLISPFSYAKWKSQGAKAEPDLRNGAVLEAVENLKPSASTINEGTDPDAPHFVGTRYVYNILTQNEPTYAASASYVGINQNNLHNGFLCQDASDKASVASHKKVAAMLKAFGFLPLPDAVQGAGQPSGYCRFDATPV; encoded by the coding sequence TTGAAGATCCTGGGCAAGACCGCCCTCACTACCGCGCTCGTGGGGGCGCTCGGTCTGGCGATGTCAGTGGGAGCCGCAATCCCGGCTCACGCGGCAACGCAGACCGAGCTCTCGGGAGCCGGTTCCGACACCATCTACTTCCTGATGGCCGGTTCGCCGAACTCGGCGACCAAGCCCAAGGCCGGACTCGACTCCCTGTTCAACGCGTCGAGCTCGACCGTGGCCGTGAAGGAAATTCCTCCGTCGAACGCGACGGCGACCGGATTCCCGGCGAGCGTGACGATCCCGGCCGACAACAACTGCCCGGCCTACACGTGGGACTCGAGCACGGGCCCGAAGACCCCGCCGAACGGCTCGTCCGCCGGCATCACCGCGCTGCAGAACGACGACGCGGGTGCGAACCCGGGTTGTCTCGTCGACTTCGCGCGTTCGTCGCGTGGTCTCGGCAACGCTTCGGACACGCCCGACCTCGAGTCGTACGCGTTCGCGCTCGACGCCGTCAGCTGGGCGATCATCGGGAGCGGTGCGAACAAGAACACGCACGCACCGCACAACCTGAGCGTCGGTCAGCTCACGAAGATCTACACCTGCAAGGCCGACGGCACGCCGAAGTTCGGCAACTGGATCAACGTCGGTGGAAAGTCGGCGGCGATCGTGAAGTACGCGCCGCAGACGGGTTCGGGCACGCTGTCGTTCTTCCAGACCGCGCTGCTCGGTGGTGCCACGGTCGACTCGGGTTGCAACGCCGCCCACCTGTCGCACCGCGCCGAGGAGAACCAACTCTCGACACGTTGCACGGGCAACGACCCGACCTGCAACTCGGGCACCGAGGCGATCCCGGCCGCTGACCTCGACAACCTCATCTCGCCGTTCAGCTACGCGAAGTGGAAGTCGCAGGGTGCCAAGGCCGAGCCCGACCTCCGCAACGGTGCGGTCCTCGAGGCCGTCGAAAACCTCAAGCCGAGTGCTTCGACGATCAACGAGGGCACCGACCCCGACGCGCCGCACTTCGTGGGCACGCGCTACGTCTACAACATCCTGACGCAGAACGAGCCCACCTACGCGGCTTCGGCTTCGTACGTCGGTATCAACCAGAACAACCTGCACAACGGCTTCCTCTGCCAGGACGCCTCGGACAAGGCGAGCGTCGCGAGCCACAAGAAGGTCGCGGCGATGCTGAAGGCATTCGGCTTCCTGCCGTTGCCCGACGCGGTGCAGGGCGCGGGGCAGCCGTCCGGCTACTGCCGGTTCGACGCAACACCGGTCTAA
- a CDS encoding sortase produces MTATQEPNVIDIRDESTRSAVAVAEREPDTQAVDLVAGERRERRAKAASSSTDVSSVISRGLTTFSLLVLAMLVFLFVLSGFAEARTQVGLQRRFAKSVENLAAPTGGVIDNGTPVADLRIPAIGLHQIVVQGTTSGTLRAGPGHLRATPLPGQVGNSVLFARREAYGGPFRHIGSLHKGDEILVWTMQGRARYRVDSVFTTRATRGDPIGTTAGKNQLTLVTSDPPYVGTSRLYAQAHLLDKPWAGSSDPNPLDRDELGLSGENDGILSLVLWLEVLLIAAVGSVWLWRRWTRWSAYLVCVPIVLASAWIVFENITKLLPATL; encoded by the coding sequence GTGACCGCGACGCAGGAACCGAACGTCATCGACATCCGCGACGAGTCGACTCGCAGCGCCGTCGCCGTCGCCGAGCGCGAACCCGACACGCAGGCGGTCGACCTGGTCGCGGGCGAACGCCGGGAACGCCGAGCCAAGGCCGCGTCGTCGTCGACCGACGTCTCGAGCGTCATCAGCCGCGGGCTCACGACGTTCAGCCTGCTCGTGCTCGCGATGCTCGTGTTCCTCTTCGTGCTCTCCGGGTTCGCCGAAGCGCGTACGCAGGTCGGACTGCAACGCCGCTTTGCGAAGAGTGTCGAGAACCTCGCAGCGCCGACGGGCGGCGTGATCGACAACGGCACGCCGGTCGCGGACCTGCGCATCCCCGCGATCGGCTTGCACCAGATCGTCGTGCAGGGCACGACGAGTGGAACGCTGCGTGCGGGTCCGGGCCATCTGCGCGCGACACCGTTGCCGGGTCAGGTCGGTAACTCGGTGTTGTTCGCCCGCCGCGAGGCCTACGGCGGCCCGTTCCGTCACATCGGCTCGTTGCACAAGGGCGACGAGATCCTCGTGTGGACGATGCAGGGTCGCGCTCGCTACCGCGTCGACTCCGTGTTCACGACGAGGGCGACGCGCGGCGATCCGATCGGCACGACCGCGGGCAAGAACCAGCTGACCCTCGTCACGTCGGATCCGCCGTACGTCGGCACGAGCCGTCTGTACGCGCAGGCGCATCTGCTCGACAAGCCGTGGGCAGGATCGAGCGACCCCAACCCGCTCGACCGCGACGAGCTCGGGCTGAGCGGCGAGAACGACGGCATCCTCTCGCTCGTGCTCTGGCTCGAGGTGCTGCTCATCGCGGCGGTCGGATCCGTGTGGCTGTGGCGCCGGTGGACGCGCTGGTCGGCCTACCTCGTGTGCGTGCCGATCGTGCTCGCGTCCGCGTGGATCGTGTTCGAGAACATCACGAAGCTGCTCCCCGCGACGCTGTAA
- a CDS encoding substrate-binding domain-containing protein, whose translation MPSRSRPRTFGTRALSARVLLLVVLIAAVCASALVGVNPARAAGRTLTVTPATGLGDQVALVQWSGFDPTSGFNNTVNLLQCRANPQKIDVDRDPTTVDDCLTATPFPNQGNEVTTGVTQSDGTGSVYVEILPAAQQPLLNCSESSPCSIVAYENTGIIPPRNALPPTAAVAPITFSKSVDDCPQVTNYDVRSEGEASAAQLMYYWAANLCTANPKLILDYTETSSVSGREDFLNGLVDMAATSMPPTAAELAAAPKHPSYTYAPIDVGADVLAYNMIDPTTGKRITDLTLSPRLVARIISDSNLVGPQSDKTSFFGDKELNQLNQNHHWPTGGIAPPLLRGERSADTYFATDWIAHDAAAESFLESNAVNPGWKNVQYPTEIFESRDPGDNAYVPLTGELPVVRKLFYGVKPAESAPTSPKAFGFIGLVDYQTAQRYQLPMAKIINAAGKPVGPTPDSLAAGFAAMKTNPDGITKYPDFTAKDPAIYPLTKVDYAMLPTSVTSATFATNLENFLAFVAGRGQTTLPTGYLPMPASLITQDAAAAGRIKVAGTTPSTPTTTPTANPPSSPTDNSVVPLGNDGGTSYDDGPISDSGSTSPNATTPTTTKHTSTPTKTHHERVESPVVAIADTGERYGLPIFVALALLAGLYPLGRRGRPFAKRGWAAARARLRRAPKEPAAATTVGS comes from the coding sequence ATGCCCTCTCGATCCCGGCCCCGAACATTCGGTACGCGCGCGCTCTCGGCGCGTGTGCTCTTGCTCGTCGTGTTGATCGCCGCCGTGTGCGCGAGCGCGCTCGTCGGCGTAAATCCCGCGCGTGCGGCGGGGCGCACGCTCACCGTGACGCCGGCGACCGGTCTCGGCGATCAGGTCGCGCTCGTGCAGTGGAGCGGGTTCGATCCGACGTCCGGCTTCAACAACACGGTGAACCTGCTGCAGTGCAGAGCCAACCCGCAGAAGATCGACGTCGACCGCGACCCGACCACCGTCGACGACTGCTTGACCGCGACGCCGTTCCCGAACCAGGGCAACGAGGTCACGACGGGCGTCACGCAATCGGACGGCACCGGCAGCGTCTACGTCGAGATCCTGCCCGCGGCCCAGCAGCCGTTGTTGAACTGCAGCGAGTCGAGCCCGTGCTCGATCGTGGCGTACGAGAACACCGGCATCATCCCGCCGCGGAACGCGCTCCCACCGACCGCCGCGGTCGCGCCGATCACGTTCTCGAAGAGCGTCGACGACTGCCCCCAGGTCACGAACTACGACGTGCGGTCCGAGGGCGAGGCGTCGGCTGCGCAGCTCATGTACTACTGGGCCGCCAATCTCTGCACCGCGAACCCGAAGCTGATCCTCGACTACACCGAGACGTCGTCGGTCTCGGGACGTGAGGACTTCCTGAACGGGTTGGTCGACATGGCCGCGACCTCGATGCCGCCGACCGCCGCGGAGCTCGCCGCCGCGCCCAAGCACCCCTCGTACACGTACGCGCCAATCGACGTCGGTGCCGACGTGCTCGCGTACAACATGATCGATCCGACCACCGGCAAGCGCATCACCGATCTCACGCTCTCGCCCCGACTGGTCGCTCGGATCATCAGCGACTCGAACCTCGTCGGACCGCAGTCCGACAAGACGAGCTTCTTCGGTGACAAGGAGCTGAACCAGCTCAACCAGAACCACCATTGGCCGACGGGCGGGATCGCGCCGCCGCTGCTGCGCGGCGAGCGCAGCGCCGACACGTACTTCGCGACCGACTGGATCGCGCACGACGCCGCGGCCGAGAGCTTCCTCGAGAGCAACGCGGTGAACCCGGGCTGGAAGAACGTCCAGTACCCGACGGAGATCTTCGAGAGCCGCGACCCCGGCGACAACGCGTACGTGCCGCTCACGGGTGAGCTCCCGGTCGTGCGCAAGCTCTTCTACGGCGTGAAGCCGGCCGAGAGCGCGCCGACGAGCCCGAAGGCCTTCGGCTTCATCGGACTCGTCGACTACCAGACCGCGCAGCGCTACCAGCTGCCGATGGCGAAGATCATCAACGCGGCAGGCAAGCCGGTCGGGCCGACGCCGGACTCACTCGCCGCCGGCTTCGCGGCGATGAAGACGAATCCCGACGGCATCACGAAGTATCCGGACTTCACCGCGAAGGACCCCGCGATCTACCCGCTCACGAAGGTCGACTACGCGATGCTCCCGACCTCGGTCACGAGCGCGACCTTCGCGACCAACCTCGAGAACTTCCTCGCGTTCGTCGCCGGTCGCGGGCAGACGACGCTCCCGACCGGTTACCTGCCGATGCCCGCCAGCCTGATCACGCAGGACGCGGCCGCCGCCGGTCGCATCAAGGTCGCGGGCACCACGCCGTCGACACCCACCACCACGCCGACGGCGAATCCTCCGTCGTCACCGACCGACAACTCCGTTGTGCCGTTGGGCAACGACGGCGGCACGAGCTACGACGACGGCCCGATCAGTGACTCGGGGTCGACGAGCCCGAACGCGACGACGCCGACCACGACGAAGCACACGTCGACGCCGACGAAGACGCACCACGAGCGGGTCGAGAGTCCCGTCGTCGCGATCGCCGACACCGGCGAGCGCTACGGCTTGCCGATCTTCGTCGCGCTCGCGCTGCTCGCGGGTCTCTATCCGCTCGGCCGCCGCGGCCGGCCCTTCGCGAAGCGCGGCTGGGCCGCGGCGCGCGCCCGCTTGCGCCGCGCACCCAAGGAGCCCGCGGCCGCGACAACGGTGGGCTCGTGA
- the pstC gene encoding phosphate ABC transporter permease subunit PstC — translation MTATESWAASEGAPISIRVHRSNSDRVYRGVAYGAGVITLTIMGLIGLFLFLKAWPALHRFGLHFFTAQQWLPQASTFGVAAALFGTAVIGLIALALAVPVATLCALFITEYAPRRLKGPITALIDVLAAVPSLIYGLWGVAVLGNKVLPLSVWLSKHLAFIPIFNASKARTFSASELIAGMVVALMIVPLCTAVMREVFASAPPGEKEGALALGGTQWGVIRDVVLPFGKGGMIGGAMLGLGRALGETIAVTLIISPDFKISHLVHVLPAGGNSIASLIALKFGESASGIGFNALMAAGLTLFVVTLAVNALASTIVARSRSGSATEI, via the coding sequence GTGACGGCAACCGAATCGTGGGCAGCCTCCGAGGGCGCGCCGATCAGCATCCGCGTTCACCGCTCGAACAGCGACCGCGTGTACCGCGGTGTCGCCTACGGCGCGGGCGTCATCACGCTCACGATCATGGGATTGATCGGCCTCTTCCTGTTCCTCAAGGCGTGGCCCGCGCTGCACCGCTTCGGACTGCACTTCTTCACGGCGCAGCAGTGGCTCCCGCAAGCGAGCACGTTCGGAGTCGCGGCCGCGCTCTTCGGAACCGCCGTCATCGGGCTCATCGCGCTGGCGCTCGCGGTTCCGGTCGCGACGCTCTGTGCGTTGTTCATCACCGAGTACGCGCCGCGACGGCTCAAGGGCCCGATCACCGCCCTCATCGACGTACTCGCCGCGGTGCCGAGCCTGATCTACGGCCTGTGGGGCGTCGCGGTGCTCGGCAACAAGGTGCTTCCGCTCAGTGTCTGGCTCTCGAAGCACCTCGCGTTCATCCCGATCTTCAACGCGTCGAAAGCACGCACGTTCTCGGCTTCTGAGCTCATCGCGGGGATGGTCGTCGCGCTCATGATCGTGCCGTTGTGCACCGCGGTGATGCGTGAGGTGTTCGCGTCGGCGCCACCGGGCGAGAAGGAAGGCGCGCTCGCGCTCGGCGGCACGCAGTGGGGCGTCATCCGCGACGTCGTGTTGCCGTTCGGCAAAGGCGGCATGATCGGTGGCGCGATGCTCGGGCTCGGCCGAGCGCTCGGCGAGACGATCGCGGTGACGCTCATCATCTCGCCCGACTTCAAGATCTCACACCTCGTGCACGTCCTTCCCGCGGGTGGGAACTCGATCGCGTCGCTGATCGCACTGAAGTTCGGCGAGTCCGCATCGGGCATCGGCTTCAACGCGCTCATGGCCGCGGGCCTCACGCTGTTCGTCGTGACCCTCGCCGTGAACGCGCTCGCGTCCACGATCGTGGCCCGTTCCCGCTCCGGATCGGCGACCGAGATATGA
- the pstA gene encoding phosphate ABC transporter permease PstA, whose product MTVLETPPRPAETTREARVFPAASERIRVRAFGPSDAGELTVCFLAALALVWLVYERLTPLSGALGFWVCTYVAFLAIAGFVAREQHGAVVARDQVVRIVVWSGAVGVIVPLISIVVTVVSHGVHALGLHFFTQDGSLVGPLDPASKGGASDAIVGTLEQVGIALLISVPLGVSTAVFLNEIGGRLARPVRTIVDAMSAIPSIVAGLFIFIAVIEEMGYHTGGFAGALALSVLMLPTVTRTSELVLRLVPNGLREASLALGSTEWRTTRHVVLPTSRSGLVTAVLLGVARVVGEAAPLLFTLGSAHVFNGNPFSRPQNGLPLLIWNQYFLLSQKYSVQRAWNAALVLLGIVFVLFVLARVAGGRKVGHIGRVRRFRLARKGLA is encoded by the coding sequence ATGACGGTTCTGGAGACGCCGCCGCGCCCGGCGGAGACGACGCGCGAAGCGCGAGTCTTTCCGGCCGCGTCGGAGCGGATTCGAGTGCGCGCCTTCGGTCCGAGCGACGCCGGCGAGCTCACCGTCTGCTTCCTCGCCGCGCTCGCGCTGGTATGGCTCGTCTACGAGCGGCTCACGCCGTTGAGTGGCGCGCTCGGATTCTGGGTCTGCACCTACGTCGCGTTCCTCGCCATCGCCGGGTTCGTCGCGCGTGAGCAGCACGGAGCGGTCGTCGCGCGCGACCAGGTCGTGCGCATCGTCGTGTGGAGCGGAGCCGTCGGTGTCATCGTCCCGCTGATCTCGATCGTCGTGACCGTCGTGAGCCACGGTGTCCACGCGTTGGGCCTGCACTTCTTCACCCAAGACGGCAGTCTCGTAGGCCCGCTCGATCCCGCGAGCAAGGGCGGCGCGTCCGACGCGATCGTCGGGACGCTCGAGCAGGTCGGGATCGCACTGCTGATCTCGGTGCCGCTCGGCGTGAGCACCGCGGTGTTCCTCAACGAGATCGGCGGCCGGCTCGCGCGGCCCGTACGAACGATTGTCGACGCGATGAGCGCGATCCCGTCGATCGTCGCCGGTCTCTTCATCTTCATCGCGGTGATCGAAGAGATGGGCTACCACACCGGTGGATTCGCCGGCGCGCTGGCGCTGTCGGTGCTGATGCTGCCGACGGTGACGAGAACGTCGGAGCTCGTGTTGCGGTTGGTGCCGAACGGTCTCCGCGAGGCGTCGCTCGCGCTCGGATCGACCGAGTGGCGCACAACGCGCCATGTCGTGCTCCCGACGTCGCGCAGCGGGCTCGTCACCGCGGTGCTCCTGGGTGTCGCGCGTGTCGTCGGCGAGGCCGCACCGCTGCTCTTCACCCTCGGGAGCGCGCACGTCTTCAACGGCAACCCGTTCTCGCGTCCGCAGAACGGGCTTCCACTCCTGATTTGGAACCAGTACTTCCTGCTCTCGCAGAAGTACTCCGTGCAGCGCGCGTGGAACGCCGCGCTGGTGCTGCTCGGCATCGTGTTCGTCCTGTTCGTACTCGCGCGGGTCGCCGGCGGCCGGAAAGTCGGCCACATCGGGCGCGTGCGCCGCTTCCGTCTCGCACGAAAGGGTCTCGCATGA
- a CDS encoding phosphate ABC transporter ATP-binding protein — protein sequence MTIALDASPTSPPSPAPDAPTGATLTARNVGAWFGTHHVLADVSLDMPARQVTALIGPSGCGKSTFLRVLNRMHELVPGASLSGHIRLDGNDIYRGNVAVTETRRRIGMVFQKPNPFPAMTISENVLAGLKLSGLKRSKHADIVENCLQRAGLWNEVKNRLGDAGGGLSGGQQQRLCIARALAVLPSVLLMDEPCSALDPTSTRRIEETIAELSETVTIVIVTHNMQQAQRVSHGCAFFLAAENEPGYIVESGPTEKLFSEPDDPRTLDYVRGRFG from the coding sequence ATGACGATCGCGCTCGACGCGTCTCCGACCTCGCCTCCATCGCCGGCGCCGGACGCGCCGACGGGGGCCACGCTCACCGCGCGCAATGTCGGCGCGTGGTTCGGAACGCACCACGTGCTCGCCGACGTGTCGCTCGACATGCCCGCGCGTCAGGTCACGGCGCTCATCGGGCCGTCGGGCTGCGGGAAATCGACGTTCCTCCGCGTCCTCAACCGCATGCACGAGCTCGTGCCGGGAGCGAGCCTCTCGGGTCACATCCGGCTCGACGGCAATGACATCTATCGCGGCAACGTCGCGGTCACCGAGACGCGGCGACGGATCGGCATGGTGTTCCAGAAGCCGAATCCGTTCCCTGCGATGACGATCTCGGAGAACGTGCTCGCGGGCCTCAAGCTCTCGGGCCTGAAGCGCTCGAAGCACGCCGACATCGTCGAGAACTGCCTGCAGCGCGCCGGGCTCTGGAACGAGGTGAAGAACCGGCTCGGCGACGCGGGCGGCGGACTCTCGGGCGGTCAGCAGCAGCGGCTCTGCATCGCGCGCGCGCTCGCCGTCCTGCCGTCGGTGCTGCTCATGGACGAGCCGTGTTCCGCACTCGACCCGACGTCGACGCGCCGCATCGAGGAGACGATCGCGGAGCTGTCGGAGACGGTGACGATCGTGATCGTCACGCACAACATGCAGCAGGCCCAACGGGTCTCGCACGGCTGCGCGTTCTTCCTCGCCGCCGAGAACGAGCCCGGTTACATCGTCGAGTCGGGCCCGACCGAGAAACTGTTCTCGGAGCCCGACGACCCCCGCACGCTCGACTACGTCCGCGGTCGGTTCGGATGA